From Rhodococcus antarcticus, the proteins below share one genomic window:
- a CDS encoding GAF and ANTAR domain-containing protein, giving the protein MVEESEHDPSEPWPGSLEDHRPQPRGWVRSVPRTQQLCQALAAAVELDGAAVAMITKAGERDLVHATDPVIGHLDELQFTLAEGPCLDAHATRAPVLAHDLTDTDSRARWPVFALEASAAGAAAAFAFPMVSGEVGFGVLELYRRTPGPLSAADLETVLAAVEAVTRVALDELFGAPATEALPHSWPGRLTTAHAGVHQAAGMVAVHLGVSIPDAMARLRAAAYTQDTSLTELADRVLTGTTRLDKDAPR; this is encoded by the coding sequence ATGGTCGAGGAATCCGAGCACGACCCGTCGGAGCCCTGGCCCGGCTCGCTGGAGGACCACCGGCCACAGCCCCGGGGCTGGGTGCGGTCAGTGCCTCGCACCCAGCAGCTGTGCCAGGCCCTCGCCGCGGCGGTGGAGCTCGACGGTGCCGCGGTCGCGATGATCACCAAGGCAGGGGAACGGGACCTGGTGCACGCCACCGACCCCGTCATCGGCCACCTCGACGAGCTCCAGTTCACCCTCGCCGAGGGCCCCTGCCTGGACGCCCACGCCACCCGGGCACCCGTGCTGGCCCACGACCTCACCGACACCGACTCCCGGGCCCGGTGGCCGGTCTTCGCGCTGGAGGCCTCCGCCGCCGGCGCCGCGGCGGCGTTCGCGTTCCCGATGGTCAGCGGGGAGGTGGGGTTCGGGGTGCTCGAGCTGTACCGTCGCACCCCCGGCCCTCTCAGCGCCGCCGACCTCGAGACGGTTCTCGCCGCGGTCGAGGCGGTGACCCGGGTGGCGCTGGACGAGCTGTTCGGGGCGCCGGCCACCGAGGCGCTCCCGCACTCCTGGCCCGGGCGGCTCACCACCGCGCACGCCGGGGTGCACCAGGCCGCGGGCATGGTCGCCGTGCACCTCGGGGTCAGCATCCCCGACGCGATGGCCCGTCTCCGGGCCGCCGCCTACACGCAGGACACCAGCCTCACCGAGCTCGCCGACCGTGTGCTCACCGGTACCACCCGCCTGGACAAGGACGCCCCGCGATGA
- a CDS encoding chloride channel protein: protein MDADRTGPRLLAVSVLVGLAAGLGGAVLVLVLHGVQQLAYGYRTDTFLAGVEQAGAARRVLALTVGGAVVGTGWWVLARWAGARTTVTHAVADPAGGMPVRATTVDAVLQVAAVGVGASLGREGAPRQVGAAVAGWMARRAGLGLDAQRTLLACGAGAGLAAVYDVPLAGVVFTLEVVLASARVRHLLPAALSAGVATVVAWPAVGRGPVYSVTAMTTTPSLLVGALLLGPLAGVVGVVFVRLTGPVRRPGGWRLPVVVTAVLAALGGVAVVFPQLLGNGRGAAQLALDGTSPLPLLAVLLVLKPLVTAACLRGGVVGGLLTPALATGALLGAVAGRGWSVLWAGSSTGALVVVGAAAVLTATTAAPVTAVVLTLELTGSGPGVWLPVLLAVAGADLTRRAVRRRGSPDGHPA, encoded by the coding sequence GTGGACGCCGATCGGACCGGGCCGCGTCTGCTCGCCGTCTCCGTGCTGGTGGGTCTGGCCGCGGGGCTCGGCGGTGCCGTGCTCGTGCTGGTCCTGCACGGGGTCCAGCAGCTGGCCTACGGGTACCGGACCGACACGTTCCTCGCGGGCGTCGAGCAGGCCGGTGCCGCACGCCGGGTGCTCGCGCTGACCGTCGGCGGTGCCGTCGTCGGGACCGGCTGGTGGGTCCTGGCTCGCTGGGCCGGTGCCCGCACCACGGTCACGCACGCGGTGGCCGACCCGGCGGGGGGGATGCCCGTGCGCGCCACCACCGTCGACGCCGTGCTCCAGGTCGCCGCGGTGGGCGTCGGTGCCTCGCTGGGACGTGAGGGTGCCCCGCGGCAGGTCGGGGCCGCGGTGGCCGGGTGGATGGCGCGCCGTGCGGGACTCGGCCTCGACGCGCAGCGCACCCTGCTGGCGTGCGGGGCCGGCGCCGGGCTGGCCGCCGTGTACGACGTGCCGCTGGCCGGGGTGGTGTTCACCCTCGAGGTGGTGCTCGCCTCGGCGCGGGTGCGTCACCTGCTGCCCGCGGCCCTCAGCGCGGGAGTGGCCACGGTGGTCGCCTGGCCGGCGGTGGGGCGGGGACCGGTGTACTCGGTCACGGCCATGACCACGACGCCGTCCCTGCTGGTGGGTGCCCTGCTGCTGGGCCCGCTGGCCGGGGTGGTGGGGGTGGTGTTCGTCCGGCTCACCGGGCCCGTGCGCCGGCCCGGGGGCTGGCGGCTCCCGGTCGTCGTGACCGCGGTGCTCGCGGCCCTGGGCGGGGTGGCGGTGGTGTTCCCCCAGCTGCTGGGCAACGGGCGGGGGGCGGCCCAGCTCGCCCTGGACGGCACGTCGCCGCTGCCGTTGCTGGCCGTGCTGCTCGTGCTCAAGCCGCTCGTGACGGCGGCGTGCCTGCGGGGGGGAGTGGTGGGCGGCCTGCTCACCCCGGCGCTGGCGACCGGCGCGCTGCTGGGTGCGGTGGCCGGACGGGGGTGGTCCGTGCTGTGGGCGGGCAGCTCGACGGGGGCGCTGGTGGTGGTGGGCGCGGCCGCGGTGCTCACGGCGACCACGGCGGCGCCGGTCACCGCGGTGGTGCTCACCCTGGAGCTCACCGGCTCCGGGCCCGGGGTGTGGCTGCCCGTCCTGCTCGCGGTGGCCGGTGCGGACCTCACCCGGCGGGCGGTGCGGCGCCGCGGGAGCCCGGACGGCCACCCGGCGTAG
- a CDS encoding DEAD/DEAH box helicase has protein sequence MTAPAATLTALLPGTADPDDLFEAFTTWTRSRGLTMYPAQEEAVLEIVSGSHVVLATPTGSGKSLVAIGAHFAAMAAGRRSFYTAPIKALVSEKFFALCEVFGAENVGMMTGDAAVNSSAPIICATAEIVANLALREGSGADIGQVVMDEFHFYSEPGRGWAWQVPLVELPEAQLVLMSATLGDVSFFVTDLQRRSGRAVAVVSGTERPVPLMFTYVSTPITETIEELVSTHQAPVYVVHFTQASALERAQALTSLKLCSKAEKDAIADVIGGFRFSTGFGTTLSRLVRMGIGVHHAGMLPKYRRLVERLAQAGLLKVICGTDTLGVGINVPIRTVLFTGLTKYDGTRTRHLRAREFHQIAGRAGRAGFDTLGTVVVQAPEHDVENARLVAKAGDDPRKLKRIQRKKAPEGFVSWGRPTFDRLVAAEPEQLTSQFGVSNSMLLNVISRPGDAFEAMRHLLTDNHESPAAQRRHALHAIRLYRGLRDAGIVEVLEVPDAHGRRVSLTVDLQRNFALNQPLSPFALAALTLLDPESPAYALDAISVVESTLDDPRQVLMAQQHAARGEAVAAMKAEGIEYEERMELLEQVTWPKPLAEELLLPAFETYRAGQPWVSDFALSPKSVVRDMVERSMTFSELISQYSLTRSEGLVLRYLADAYRALRQTVPAEARTSELEDITEWLGELIRGVDSSLLDEWEALANPTDVPLEQALVEVVRPVTGNLRSFRVLVRNALWRRVELAARRRWDALDELDPDIDWESSLDGYWEVHTEIRTGPDARGPLLFQVDAQPGVWHVRQVLDDPAEDHDWAVRADVDLAASDEAGEVVLVVTVVGDR, from the coding sequence ATGACCGCTCCCGCCGCGACCCTGACCGCCCTGCTCCCCGGCACCGCCGACCCCGACGACCTCTTCGAGGCCTTCACCACGTGGACGCGGTCGCGGGGCCTGACGATGTACCCGGCCCAGGAGGAGGCGGTGCTGGAGATCGTGTCCGGGAGCCACGTGGTGCTCGCCACGCCCACCGGCTCGGGAAAGTCGCTGGTCGCCATCGGCGCGCACTTCGCGGCCATGGCGGCCGGGCGTCGCAGCTTCTACACCGCGCCGATCAAGGCCCTGGTCAGCGAGAAGTTCTTCGCCCTGTGCGAGGTGTTCGGGGCCGAGAACGTCGGCATGATGACCGGTGACGCCGCGGTGAACTCGAGCGCGCCGATCATCTGTGCGACGGCCGAGATCGTGGCGAACCTGGCTCTGCGCGAGGGTTCGGGCGCGGACATCGGCCAGGTCGTCATGGACGAGTTCCACTTCTACTCCGAACCCGGCCGCGGCTGGGCCTGGCAGGTGCCGCTGGTGGAGCTGCCCGAGGCCCAGCTGGTGCTCATGTCCGCGACCCTGGGCGACGTCAGCTTCTTCGTCACCGACCTGCAGCGGCGCTCCGGGCGTGCGGTGGCGGTGGTCAGCGGGACCGAGCGCCCGGTGCCGCTGATGTTCACCTACGTGTCCACGCCGATCACCGAGACCATCGAGGAGCTGGTGAGCACCCACCAGGCCCCGGTGTACGTCGTGCACTTCACCCAGGCCTCGGCGCTGGAGCGGGCCCAGGCGCTGACCTCGCTGAAGCTGTGCAGCAAGGCCGAGAAGGACGCGATCGCCGACGTCATCGGCGGGTTCCGGTTCTCCACCGGCTTCGGCACCACCCTGAGCCGGCTGGTGCGGATGGGCATCGGGGTGCACCACGCCGGGATGCTGCCCAAGTACCGCCGCCTGGTGGAGCGCCTCGCCCAGGCCGGGCTGCTGAAGGTCATCTGCGGCACCGACACCCTGGGCGTGGGCATCAACGTGCCCATCCGCACCGTGCTGTTCACCGGCCTGACCAAGTACGACGGCACGCGCACCCGGCACCTGCGTGCGCGGGAGTTCCACCAGATCGCCGGGCGCGCCGGCCGGGCCGGGTTCGACACGCTCGGCACCGTCGTCGTCCAGGCCCCCGAGCACGACGTGGAGAACGCCCGGCTGGTGGCCAAGGCCGGCGACGACCCCCGCAAGCTCAAGCGGATCCAGCGCAAGAAGGCTCCCGAGGGCTTCGTCAGCTGGGGCCGGCCGACCTTCGACCGGCTCGTGGCCGCCGAGCCCGAGCAGCTCACCTCGCAGTTCGGGGTCAGCAACTCCATGCTGCTCAACGTCATCAGCCGCCCGGGCGACGCGTTCGAGGCCATGCGCCACCTGCTGACCGACAACCACGAGTCCCCCGCCGCGCAGCGCCGGCACGCGCTGCACGCCATCCGGCTGTACCGGGGGCTGCGCGACGCCGGGATCGTCGAGGTGCTCGAGGTGCCGGACGCCCACGGGCGCAGGGTGTCCCTCACCGTGGACCTGCAGCGCAACTTCGCCCTCAACCAGCCGCTGAGCCCGTTCGCCCTGGCCGCGCTGACCCTGCTGGACCCGGAGTCCCCCGCCTACGCCCTGGATGCCATCAGCGTGGTCGAGTCCACCCTGGACGACCCCCGTCAGGTGCTCATGGCCCAGCAGCACGCCGCCCGGGGCGAGGCGGTGGCCGCGATGAAGGCCGAGGGCATCGAGTACGAGGAGCGGATGGAGCTGCTGGAGCAGGTCACCTGGCCCAAGCCCCTGGCCGAGGAGCTGCTGCTGCCCGCCTTCGAGACCTACCGGGCCGGGCAGCCGTGGGTCAGCGACTTCGCGCTGAGCCCCAAGAGCGTGGTCCGCGACATGGTCGAGCGCTCGATGACGTTCTCCGAGCTCATCTCCCAGTACTCGCTGACCCGGTCGGAGGGCCTGGTGCTGCGCTACCTGGCCGATGCCTACCGGGCGCTGCGCCAGACCGTGCCCGCCGAGGCCCGCACCTCCGAGCTGGAGGACATCACCGAGTGGCTGGGCGAGCTCATCCGCGGCGTGGACTCCAGCCTGCTCGACGAGTGGGAGGCCCTGGCCAACCCCACCGACGTCCCGCTGGAGCAGGCCCTGGTCGAGGTCGTGCGTCCGGTCACGGGCAACCTCCGCAGCTTCCGGGTGCTCGTGCGCAACGCGCTGTGGCGGCGGGTGGAGCTGGCCGCGCGCCGGCGGTGGGACGCCCTCGACGAGCTGGACCCGGACATCGACTGGGAGTCCTCGCTGGACGGGTACTGGGAGGTGCACACCGAGATCCGCACCGGTCCGGACGCGCGGGGACCCCTGCTGTTCCAGGTGGACGCCCAGCCGGGGGTCTGGCACGTGCGCCAGGTGCTCGACGACCCCGCGGAGGACCACGACTGGGCGGTGCGGGCGGACGTGGACCTCGCGGCCTCGGACGAGGCGGGCGAGGTCGTGCTCGTGGTGACCGTGGTCGGTGACCGGTGA
- a CDS encoding alpha/beta hydrolase, giving the protein MTVSLRVRLADLVRRRAGGEITSMSAADIATAQTTHVGHSRVRDLVFGRVAEGVAIEDRVVAARSGDLRVRLYSPTGRTPRGCVVNLHGGGWVLGDLDGNDWTCSTVAARTGAQVVSVDYRLAPTHRFPAGVEDCLDGLRWAAELASSSAGIVVMGDSAGGNLAAALALASRDQGSPGIALQVLIYPGTDLTKQSPSLVENAEAPFLTKAGVDAFTEHYLGPGGDPRDPLASPLLAPDHTGLPPALILTAEHDPIRDDGRRYAAVLREAGVPVRHTDYVDAPHGFLSVPGLVPAGKQAIAEICAEITAVLR; this is encoded by the coding sequence ATGACCGTCAGCCTCCGCGTCCGCCTCGCCGATCTCGTCCGCCGTCGCGCCGGTGGCGAGATCACCTCCATGAGCGCCGCCGACATCGCCACGGCGCAGACCACCCACGTCGGCCACAGCCGGGTGCGGGACCTGGTCTTCGGGAGGGTCGCCGAGGGCGTCGCCATCGAGGACCGGGTCGTCGCTGCGAGGTCCGGCGACCTCCGGGTCCGGCTCTACTCCCCCACCGGCCGGACGCCGCGGGGGTGCGTGGTCAACCTGCACGGTGGTGGATGGGTCCTCGGGGACCTGGACGGCAACGACTGGACGTGCAGCACCGTCGCCGCCCGGACCGGCGCGCAGGTGGTCTCCGTCGACTACCGCCTCGCCCCCACCCACCGCTTCCCCGCCGGGGTCGAGGACTGCCTGGACGGGCTCCGCTGGGCCGCCGAGCTGGCGTCCTCCTCGGCCGGGATCGTCGTCATGGGCGACAGCGCCGGCGGCAACCTGGCCGCCGCCCTGGCGCTGGCCAGCCGCGACCAGGGCTCGCCCGGGATCGCCCTGCAGGTGCTGATCTACCCCGGCACCGACCTCACCAAGCAGTCCCCCTCGCTGGTCGAGAACGCCGAGGCCCCGTTCCTGACGAAGGCAGGGGTGGACGCCTTCACCGAGCACTACCTCGGCCCCGGCGGCGACCCCCGCGACCCGCTCGCCTCCCCGCTGCTGGCCCCCGACCACACCGGCCTCCCCCCGGCCCTGATCCTGACCGCCGAGCACGACCCCATCCGCGACGACGGCCGCCGCTACGCCGCGGTCCTGCGGGAGGCCGGGGTCCCCGTGCGGCACACCGACTACGTCGACGCCCCGCACGGCTTCCTGTCCGTGCCCGGCCTCGTCCCCGCCGGCAAGCAGGCGATCGCCGAGATCTGCGCCGAGATCACCGCCGTCCTGCGCTGA
- the paaK gene encoding phenylacetate--CoA ligase PaaK, producing the protein MLDRTPDPTDLEPIERASVDELRALQLERLQWSVRHAVANVPHYREAFAAAGVHPDDVRELSDLARLPLLTKAHLRAGYPFGMLAVPRAQVSRVHASSGTTGQATVAGYTARDVHTWSQLMARSLRAGGVRPGDMVHVAYGYGLFTGGLGAHYGAEALGCTVVPVSGGMTERQVQLIRDFSPDAIMVTPSYMLAILDEMERQGVDPASTSLKVGVFGAEPWTNHMRAEVERRLDLHAVDIYGLSEVMGPGVAMECVDTKDGLHLWEDHFYPEIIDPVTEEVLPDGEEGELVLTSLTKEAMPVIRYRTRDLTRLLPGTARPMRRIEKITGRSDDMIILRGVNLFPMQVEELILRIPALSPHFQCVLHREGTLDEMTVRVERREDASADDAATAGAALRGLVKAGLGVTVGVDVVDPGGIERSVGKMRRIVDQRATR; encoded by the coding sequence GTGCTCGACCGCACCCCCGACCCCACCGACCTCGAGCCGATCGAGCGGGCGTCCGTCGACGAGCTGCGTGCGCTGCAGCTGGAGCGGTTGCAGTGGTCGGTGCGCCACGCCGTGGCGAACGTCCCGCACTACCGGGAGGCCTTCGCCGCGGCCGGGGTGCACCCCGACGACGTCCGCGAGCTGTCCGACCTCGCCCGGCTGCCGCTGCTGACCAAGGCCCACCTGCGCGCGGGTTACCCCTTCGGCATGCTCGCCGTCCCCCGGGCGCAGGTCTCCCGGGTGCACGCCTCCTCCGGCACCACCGGTCAGGCCACCGTCGCCGGCTACACGGCCCGGGACGTGCACACCTGGTCGCAGCTCATGGCCCGCTCGCTGCGCGCGGGCGGGGTGCGGCCCGGTGACATGGTGCACGTGGCCTACGGCTACGGGCTGTTCACCGGTGGCCTCGGCGCGCACTACGGCGCGGAGGCCCTGGGCTGCACGGTGGTGCCCGTGTCCGGCGGGATGACCGAGCGCCAGGTGCAGCTCATCCGGGACTTCTCCCCCGACGCGATCATGGTGACGCCGTCGTACATGCTCGCGATCCTCGACGAGATGGAGCGCCAGGGGGTGGACCCGGCGTCGACCTCGCTGAAGGTCGGGGTGTTCGGCGCCGAGCCGTGGACCAACCACATGCGCGCCGAGGTGGAGCGGCGCCTGGACCTGCACGCGGTGGACATCTACGGGCTCTCGGAGGTGATGGGCCCCGGCGTGGCCATGGAGTGCGTGGACACCAAGGACGGGCTGCACCTGTGGGAGGACCACTTCTACCCGGAGATCATCGACCCGGTGACCGAGGAGGTGCTGCCCGACGGCGAGGAGGGCGAGCTCGTGCTGACCTCGCTGACGAAGGAGGCGATGCCGGTCATCCGGTACCGCACGCGCGACCTCACCCGGCTGCTGCCCGGCACCGCGCGGCCGATGCGCAGGATCGAGAAGATCACCGGCCGCAGCGACGACATGATCATCCTGCGCGGGGTGAACCTGTTCCCCATGCAGGTCGAGGAGCTCATCCTGCGGATCCCGGCCCTGTCGCCGCACTTCCAGTGCGTGCTGCACCGCGAGGGCACCCTCGACGAGATGACGGTGCGGGTGGAGCGTCGCGAGGACGCGAGCGCCGACGACGCCGCCACGGCCGGGGCCGCGCTGCGTGGTCTGGTCAAGGCCGGCCTCGGGGTCACCGTGGGCGTGGACGTGGTCGATCCCGGGGGCATCGAGCGCTCGGTGGGGAAGATGCGCCGGATCGTGGACCAGCGCGCCACCCGCTGA
- a CDS encoding SRPBCC family protein: MADAVVTTVDSGARKVTRQVLVHAPSAEVFALVADPHRHPELDGSGTVRDTDVQGPATLSQGATFSVGMKQYGVPYRITSTVTAFTDGRLVEWRHPMGHRWRWELVESAAGTTQVTETFDYSTARSPKVLELLGQPAKNAQGIESTLTALAARFA, encoded by the coding sequence ATGGCGGACGCAGTGGTGACGACGGTCGACTCGGGAGCACGGAAGGTGACGCGGCAGGTGCTGGTGCACGCGCCGTCGGCGGAGGTCTTCGCCCTGGTGGCCGATCCCCACCGCCACCCGGAGCTCGACGGCTCCGGCACGGTGCGCGACACCGACGTGCAGGGTCCGGCGACGCTCAGCCAGGGAGCCACGTTCAGCGTGGGCATGAAGCAGTACGGGGTGCCCTACCGGATCACCTCCACGGTCACGGCGTTCACCGACGGTCGCCTGGTCGAGTGGCGCCACCCCATGGGTCACCGCTGGCGCTGGGAGCTGGTGGAGTCCGCGGCGGGCACCACCCAGGTCACCGAGACCTTCGACTACTCCACCGCGAGGTCCCCCAAGGTTCTCGAGCTGCTCGGTCAGCCCGCCAAGAACGCCCAGGGCATCGAGAGCACCCTCACCGCGCTGGCCGCCCGCTTCGCCTGA
- a CDS encoding transglutaminase-like domain-containing protein, producing MTREVYSQLRLDVEDTSHLVVQVAVAQHPGARVTEELTFLLDGVRQEPRELAGPHRSRVHVLDCPRGRLEITYSASVTGTADEVTEEPLDRATYLRPSRYAESDRLAAEAAAEFGGLRGQAELLAGVSSWVGDRLAYVPGSSGPTDGAVDTLLGRAGVCRDYAHLVVALLRAMDVPARLVAVYAPGLSPMDFHAVAEALVDGRWRVVDATLLAPRSSLVRISTGRDAADTAFLSNYGGAVYLQSAEVRAVVAGDLPTEDVTRLVQLS from the coding sequence ATGACCCGCGAGGTGTACAGCCAGCTCCGGCTCGACGTCGAGGACACCTCCCACCTGGTGGTGCAGGTGGCCGTGGCCCAGCACCCCGGTGCCCGGGTGACCGAGGAGCTGACCTTTCTGCTCGACGGTGTGCGCCAGGAGCCCAGGGAGCTCGCGGGCCCGCACCGCAGCCGGGTGCACGTGCTCGACTGCCCGCGCGGCCGCCTCGAGATCACCTACTCGGCGAGCGTCACCGGCACCGCCGACGAGGTCACGGAGGAGCCGCTGGACCGCGCCACGTACCTGCGCCCGAGCCGTTACGCGGAGTCCGACCGGCTGGCCGCGGAGGCGGCTGCGGAGTTCGGCGGGCTCCGCGGCCAGGCCGAGCTCCTCGCGGGGGTGTCGTCCTGGGTCGGGGACCGGCTCGCCTACGTGCCCGGCAGCAGCGGCCCCACAGACGGCGCCGTGGACACCCTGCTGGGTCGCGCCGGCGTCTGCCGCGACTACGCACACCTCGTCGTCGCCCTGCTGCGCGCCATGGACGTCCCCGCCCGCCTGGTCGCCGTCTACGCACCCGGGTTGTCCCCCATGGACTTCCACGCCGTGGCCGAGGCCCTCGTGGACGGGCGCTGGCGGGTGGTCGACGCGACCCTGCTCGCGCCGCGCAGCTCGCTGGTGCGGATATCGACCGGTCGGGACGCCGCGGACACCGCGTTCCTGTCCAACTACGGCGGTGCGGTGTACCTGCAGAGCGCCGAGGTGCGCGCGGTGGTGGCCGGCGACCTGCCCACCGAGGACGTGACCCGCCTCGTGCAGCTGTCCTGA
- a CDS encoding ABC transporter permease, whose product MSSLDVFSDAAVVAKRNLIKIKRVPDLLVFTTLSPIMFVLLFAYVFGGAIDTRGGGSGYREFLIAGIFAQTVVFGATITGAGLAEDVKKGIVDRFRSLPMAPSAVLTGRTLSDVVNNVIVLVVMSLTGLLVGWRIRTSFLDALLGFVLLLVFAYAISWVMAWVGLLVPSPEVVNNASFIVIFPLTFVANTFVPLSTLPGPLRAFAEWNPVSAVTQAARNLFGNPNPDPTAPASGAWALEHPELYTLIWAAAVLVVFVPLANAQYRRATSR is encoded by the coding sequence ATGAGCTCCCTGGACGTGTTCTCCGACGCTGCGGTGGTCGCCAAGCGCAACCTCATCAAGATCAAGCGCGTGCCCGACCTGCTGGTGTTCACCACGCTCTCGCCGATCATGTTCGTGCTGCTGTTCGCCTACGTGTTCGGCGGCGCCATCGACACCCGGGGCGGCGGCAGCGGCTACCGCGAGTTCCTCATCGCCGGGATCTTCGCCCAGACCGTGGTGTTCGGGGCCACCATCACCGGCGCCGGCCTGGCCGAGGACGTGAAGAAGGGCATCGTCGACCGCTTCCGCTCGCTGCCCATGGCGCCCTCGGCGGTGCTCACCGGACGGACGCTGTCCGACGTGGTGAACAACGTCATCGTGCTCGTGGTCATGTCCCTGACCGGGCTGCTGGTGGGCTGGCGCATCCGCACGTCGTTCCTCGACGCGCTGCTGGGGTTCGTGCTGCTGCTGGTCTTCGCGTACGCCATCTCGTGGGTGATGGCCTGGGTCGGGCTGCTCGTGCCGAGCCCCGAGGTGGTCAACAACGCCTCGTTCATCGTCATCTTCCCGCTGACCTTCGTGGCCAACACCTTCGTCCCCCTGAGCACGCTGCCGGGGCCGCTGAGGGCCTTCGCGGAGTGGAACCCCGTCTCCGCGGTGACCCAGGCGGCGCGCAACCTGTTCGGCAACCCCAACCCCGACCCAACCGCGCCGGCGTCCGGGGCGTGGGCGCTGGAGCACCCCGAGCTCTACACCCTGATCTGGGCCGCGGCGGTGCTCGTGGTGTTCGTGCCGCTGGCCAACGCCCAGTACCGGCGCGCCACCAGCCGCTGA
- a CDS encoding ATP-binding cassette domain-containing protein codes for MTNAIHATGLVKRYGDVTALDGVDISVPTGTVLGLLGPNGAGKTTVVRILTTLLKPDSGTAEVAGVDVLSDPRAVRRRIGLSGQYAAVDEHLTGFENLDMIGRLYHLGRRQSRERARELLARFNLTDAADRPSKTYSGGMRRRLDLAGALVAEPPVLFLDEPTTGLDPRSRSDMWEVLQQLVSGGTTLLLTTQYLEEADLLADEIVVIDHGRVIAKGTADQLKTQVGGERLEITVADPARLAAAGLLLAPLGVAAPALDEHRRSLLMPVTGGVAVLREALRLLDQDDLAVEDAGLRRPTLDDVFLTLTGHGADDAPAAAGAAPTGPAEKEVAR; via the coding sequence ATGACCAACGCCATCCACGCCACGGGCCTGGTGAAGCGCTACGGGGACGTCACCGCGCTGGACGGGGTGGACATCTCCGTGCCCACCGGCACCGTCCTGGGGCTGCTCGGCCCGAACGGTGCCGGCAAGACCACGGTCGTGCGCATCCTCACCACCCTGCTGAAGCCGGACTCGGGCACCGCGGAGGTGGCGGGGGTCGACGTCCTGTCCGACCCGCGGGCCGTCCGCCGCCGGATCGGCCTGTCCGGCCAGTACGCCGCGGTCGACGAGCACCTCACCGGCTTCGAGAACCTCGACATGATCGGGCGGCTGTACCACCTGGGCCGCAGGCAGAGCCGGGAGCGGGCACGGGAGCTGCTCGCCCGCTTCAACCTCACCGACGCCGCCGACCGCCCGTCCAAGACCTACTCCGGCGGCATGCGCCGCCGCCTGGACCTCGCGGGGGCGCTGGTCGCCGAGCCCCCGGTGCTCTTCCTCGACGAGCCCACCACGGGGCTGGACCCGCGCAGCCGCTCCGACATGTGGGAGGTGCTCCAGCAGCTCGTCTCCGGCGGCACCACCTTGCTGCTCACCACCCAGTACCTCGAGGAGGCGGACCTGCTGGCCGACGAGATCGTGGTCATCGACCACGGACGGGTCATCGCGAAGGGCACCGCCGACCAGCTCAAGACGCAGGTGGGCGGCGAGCGTCTGGAGATCACGGTCGCCGACCCCGCCCGCCTGGCCGCGGCCGGGCTGCTGCTGGCCCCCCTCGGCGTCGCGGCCCCCGCCCTCGACGAGCACCGCCGTTCGCTGCTCATGCCCGTCACCGGCGGAGTGGCCGTCCTGCGCGAGGCCCTGCGCCTGCTCGACCAGGACGACCTGGCCGTCGAGGATGCGGGGCTGCGCCGTCCGACCCTGGACGACGTGTTCCTCACCCTCACCGGGCACGGGGCGGACGATGCCCCCGCCGCCGCCGGCGCGGCCCCCACCGGTCCTGCCGAGAAGGAGGTGGCTCGATGA
- a CDS encoding ANTAR domain-containing protein yields MPAPAHRWARVLTHLQTTLEVDVVVHQAVGMVAAAQEVDIATAAAALAAHAQRLGTEVTDAARQVVARTLPAGTSAPPGRPGTAHPWARA; encoded by the coding sequence ATGCCAGCGCCCGCGCACCGGTGGGCGCGGGTCCTGACCCACCTGCAGACCACCCTCGAGGTCGACGTGGTGGTGCACCAGGCCGTCGGCATGGTCGCCGCCGCCCAGGAGGTCGACATCGCCACCGCGGCGGCGGCGCTGGCCGCCCACGCGCAGCGGCTCGGCACCGAGGTGACCGACGCGGCCCGGCAGGTCGTCGCCCGCACCCTGCCCGCGGGGACGTCGGCGCCCCCGGGCAGGCCTGGCACGGCCCACCCGTGGGCCCGGGCATGA